The stretch of DNA GTTAAAGTAGCCATCTATTTTGAATTGTTTGGCCAATTTCACCGCAGCGGGCAACACTTCGCTTGATGGAGTACCTGGATACCCACTGATAAACCTTACGCCAGCCTCCAAAAGTCCAAATGCGATTGCCTCATTACCTGATAAAAAGAGTTTCATACACCACCTCTAACACTCAGACCAATTATCTAAAAACATTTATTTTTTTCAAGTTAAATTACTGCTGCTTTGTATCGTTGACATTTTTTCATTTTTAACCTATCATTAGTTGGTAGAAGTATATATAAGTAAAGAAAGTTTTTTGGAGGTATAGAGATGGCTGGAATGTTTGATAGCGTAAATTTAGGAGGGCTTAGGCTAAAAAACAGATTTATCTTTGCCCCGGTTAAAACAGCATACGGTAATCCAAAAGGAGAGGTAAATCAAAGGCATCTAACATTCTACAGGCATGTTGCAGAAGGTGAAGTGGCTTTGATTATTACAGAGCCAACAGCTGTTTTAAAAAGCGGTAGAGAGCATCCCAAACAGCTTTGTATCGATGAGGATTACTGCGTGGATGAGCTAAAGAAGATCACAGATGTTATCCATGAAAACGGATCTTTAGCCTGTTTGAATATAACGCATGCAGGTAGGGCTGCAAACCCTAAAGCCTCAGGAAGTGCCCCCATTGCACCGTCTGCTGTTTACTGTCCTGCCACAAAGCAGACGCCTGTAGAGATGACAAAAAGCCAGATTGAAGAGGTTATTGAAGCGTTTGGAAAAGCAGCCAGAAGGGCAAAACAGGCAGGATTTGATGCGATAGAATTACAGGCTGGAATGGGCTATATTATAGCTCAGTTTTTAAAGGATAGAACAAACAAACGCGATGATGAATACGGCAAGGATAAGACACTGTTTGCAAGACAGGTTTTTGAGGCTGTATTTGAAAACGCCTCCGGCCTGCCAGTTATTGTAAGAATTGCAGGTAGTGAATTTGTTGAGGATGGTATAACACCTCAGGATAACAAGCCGATTATCGAGCTTGCTGAAAAATTTGGTGCGGCAGCTATTCATGTTGGATTGGGAAGTGCTTGTGATACGCCGCCGTGGTATTATTCTGCAACATTTACACCGACTGAAAAGCAGATAGAGACATTCAAAGCGATTAAATCTCTAACCAGTCTGCCTATTATTGTGGACGGCAGAATGGCAAATAAGGAAAAGATTCTTAAGGCGTTTGATGAGGGCTGGGCAGATTGTATAGGTCTTGGTAAATCACTTGCCTGCGATCAGGCGTTTGTTAAAAAACTCAAAGAAAACAGGGAAGATGAAATCTACTACTGTGGAGGATGCCTGCAGGGATGCCTACTAAAGGTAAAGGCCGGTGTGGGTCTTGGCTGTATTATCAATCCCTTTGTGGATGTTGACAGATTTGGAAAGTCAGATAAAAAGCTAAAATTTGTTGTTGTGGGCGGCGGACCAGCCGGTATGGCTTGTGCAACCTATGCGGCCCAGAGAGGTCATGATGTTGTGCTGTTTGAGAAAAAGCAGTTAGGTGGTCAGTTTAATCTTGCAGTCAAACCGCCGTTTAAAGAATCGATGCAAAGGCCACTTGATTCAATGATAAAAGAACTCAATGCAAGTGGTGTTTTAGTGAAGATGCAAAAGGCAGATTACGATACAATAGCCTTTTACAATCCTGATGTTGTTGTGGTGGCAACCGGAGCTGTTTCTGTTTTGCCAAGAATAGAAGGCATTGAGAATGAAAACGCTACCGATGCATTTAGCTACTTTGAAAGAAAGGTTGAAATCAAAGGCAAAAGAGCCCTTGTATTGGGTGTTGGCTTGATAGGAAGAGAGGCAATGGAGGATCTGCTTATAAGATATAATTTTGAAGAGGTTGTGGGTGTTGATATACTCAAGGAGTTGCCTGAGGATTTCACACTTGCAAGGCTAAAGAATAATCCAAAAGCAAAAATCATAACGGCTGCAAAATTGCAACGCTTTGATAGTGATGGTGCTGTGATTTTAAAGGATGGCAAGCAGGAGAATTTGGGTAGATTTGACCTTGTTATAACAAGCATAGGCACAAAGCCATACAACGATTTGTTTGAGCAGATTAAAGATAAATTTGAGCATGTTGAATTAATCGGTGATGCTTCAGCTGTGGGTGATATCTACAAAGCCACACACGATGCCTATGAGGTTGTTAAAAAGTATTAAAAGGAGGATTTAGCGTTGCCAAGAAGGAGAAAGAGGGGTAGGGTAAGGTTTAGATTTGGCAGGGTGTGTTTTAAACCCTGCGGTATTCCTGCAAATACACTTGAAAGGGTGATTCTTTCGCCTGATGAGCTTGAGGCTATTAGACTTGCTGATTTAGAGGGTATGTATCAGCAGCAGGCAAGTGAGCTGATGCATATATCACGCCCCACTTTCTCCCGTCTTATAGATAGGGCGCATAAAAAAATAGCAGAGGCCCTGATAATGGGCAGGGCTTTAGAGATAGAAGAAAGGCAGGAAGATGGGATGTATTTTCTGCCAGACCCAGAAGCTGAAGATAATTCTGAAGAATGATTTGTGTTATGCAATCTATGATCTTTACCCAGTTAACGAAGGTCATATGCTTATTATCCCTTTCAGGCATGTTGAAAGCCTATTTGATGCCACACAGGATGAAATTTTAGCCATCTTTGATCTACTGCAAAAAGCCAGGGTGTATTTAGAGCGGGAATTCTCACCTGACGGATACAACATAGGTGTTAATGTGGGTAAATACGCAGGACAGACGATAAATCACCTTCATGTTCATTTAATTCCCAGATATAAAGGTGATATTGAAAATCCTGTTGGTGGCATAAGAGGGGTTATACCATCAAGAAGACTTTATCCCTATTGACCTTTGCTACTATTTATTGTAGTTTGACAAAGGGGATGTATGGAAGTTGATATTTTTAGCCTATCTTTAGATAATCTTTCTGTTGGTGTTTATATATTGGGAAAAGATGGCTTCGTATATATCAATAAAAGTTTGGTAAAGATTTTAGAATTTAGCTCAACCGATGAGCTCTTAAGATCCGATCCATACTCAGTTCATGTGGATTCAAATACAGCTCAAAAGATGAAAGAGATTGTTCGAAGAAGGCTAAAAGGTGAATTGTTTAGTGCTGTTCATAGGGATATAAAGGTTATTACAAAGAAGGGGAACATTAAATTTGTTGAGATTTCTGCTCAAACATTGAAATATAAATCCAACTTTTATGCCTTTGGCGTGGTTATCGATAGAACACAAAGGAAAATCACTGAAAGCCTGTATGAATCACTTAAAGGCATCAATGAGCTGATTATCCGTTCCACATCTAAAAATGATCTAATTAATGGACTGTGCAGGGTGGTTGTTGAGGATGGGGATTTTGATGGTGCGTTTGTTTTTAAAGAAAGGAATTTTGAGCTTGTGTCGTCATTTACCAACAATGAAGCCGTTGAACGCTACGGTCTTGATTACATAAATAAAAATGCTAAGCGGTTTAAAACCATAAACAAAATCAAAACAGTAACAGTTGAAACAACCGCTGAAAATGCGATGCTTGGCGGTGGGCTTCAAAATGGATACTTTTACTCCATCCCCTTTGGAGATTTAGAAAGCTATCTACTGATAATCTATTCTATTTTTAAAAAGCCATCTATAACAAGCGATATTTTAAGAAGAATAAGAGCCAATATAAATTTTGCATTAATGAAAATAAACAGGGATTCAATCATTAGAATTCTCGATAAGGCTTTGAAGAAGTCGCATGAATGGTTTGTGTTAACCGATAAAGACGGAAAAATAATTCATGCCAATACTGCCGTGCAGAAAATATCGGGATACAGACTGGATGAACTTAAAGGTAAAACGCCTGCTGTTTTTAAATCAGGCTACCACTCAAAAGAGTTTTATCAAAAATTGTGGAAAACGATACTTGCAGGTAGAAAATTCAATGCAAAATTTGTCAATAAAACAAAAAACGGTGAGATATTCTATTTAAGCAGTCTGATAATTCCCATCAAAGATAGCGATGGAAACTATGTGTTTGTTGATTTATCAAGGGATATAACGAAGGAAATACGGCAGCTTGAGCAGATTAAATTCCTTTCCAATATCTATTCTACACTTTCTGAAATCAATCAATTAATCGTTCATTCAAAAAGCGAGACAGAAATTTTAAAAGAATTGCCTAAAATAGTGGTGAAACATGCAAAATTTGATGCGGCTTTTGTTGGACTTGTTGAAGATAATTACCTTGATGTTGCATATTCTTATGCAAAGAATGAAAGCGAGAAAGAGTTTATTGAGTTTATAGAAGATCATCTATCAAAATTAAAAGCAAAAGGTGTTGGAATTAACAATTATAATAGAGAAATACCTGCTGTTAAAGCACTTCTTAAAAAAGGAGTTTATAGTGCTGAACAGATGGAAGTTGTCAATTTTAAACCTTTTGATAGGGCTGTTGATAAATACAACTTAAAAAGTTGCTTTGCCTTTTCTATTTCAAAGAAAGATAAAATTATTGGCACACTTGTAGGATATACAAAGAATGAAAAGCTTCTAAATAAAAATGTGATGAGATTACTTGAAGAAGCCATGGGTGATATTGAGTTTGCACTAAATAAAATAGAGGATGAAAAGTGGAATAGAATTGTAAATTTTGCCATAAATAAGGGGTTCAGCTTTGTTGTTATAATGGATGAGAATTTTAATATCGTTTATGTAAATGAGGCTGTTAGCAGGTTGAGTGGCTATTCAAAGGATGAACTCATAGGCAGGCATCATTCTATATTTTCATCACACGATTATTCAAAGAGATTTGTTGAGCTGTTTTATGAAACGCTAAAAAGCGGAAAAACATTTTCATCTGTAATGAAGTATAAACGCAAGGATGGCTCGTTAATTTATACGCACACCACGATTGTTCCCTACGCAGAAAACGGCAGGATAAAATATTACATAAGTGTTGGAAAAGATCTGTCTGAGGAAAGAAAGTTAAGAGAAAAAATAGAAAAACTTCAAACGCTGGATTCAATAACCGAGCTGTATAACAGGGAATCGTTTGAAACACTGTCAAAGCGGTTTTTAAATAGGGCAACTTATGAGGGTTTCTTTGGTGCTTTATTTGTTCTAAACACAATATCGTTTTCAAAGATTAATCAACTCTATGGATATTCTATCGGTAATAGTGTTTTAAAAGAGATAGCTTCAAGGCTAAAATCAACTGTAAGGGGTTATGATATAGTAGCCCGTATAGAGGCTGATAAATTTGCCGTTTTAGCTAAGGATTTGACTGATGAGAAATCTGCTGAGTCTGTAGCTATTAAGATTATGAACAACTTGGCTAAACCCTACAGGGTAGGGCATGAGCTTATCAATATTAATTTTGCAGTAGGCGTTAGTCTGTTTCCCAAAGATGGTAAGACAACTGATGAGCTTTTAAAAAACGCTATGGTTGCCCTAAAATATGGCTCAAAAGGTATAAAGAGTGTTTCATTTTATTCAGAGGATTTAGAAAGAAGCTTTTTAAAGCGACTCAAGATAGAGATGAGTCTAAAAGATGCATTGAAAAACAAAGAATTTGTGATGTATTATCAACCTTATTTCTCAAGGGATGGTAAAGTTGCAGGGGCTGAGGCGCTCATCAGGTGGATTAAAGATGGAAAGGTTATACCGCCAGCTGAGTTTATAGGTGTGCTTGAAGAAAGTGAGCTTATCGAAGATGTTGAAAAATATGTGGTAGAGTATGTACTGAATACGCTGAAGAAGCTTAAGAATAAAAATATTAAGTTAGTGCCAATTTCTATTAACCTTTCGCCAAGGAGCTTTAACAGTAGCAGGATTGCAGAATTTTTAGAGAATATTTGTGAGGTTTATAGCATAGAGCCTTCTTTGATCAATATTGAGATTGTAGAAAGAACATTCTTAAGTAATATTGAATATGCAAAATCTATCATTGAAAAACTCAAAACCAAAGGGTTTAAATTTTCCATAGACGATTTTGGGACGGGCTTTTCTTCGCTTTCATATCTCCCTCGATTACCCGTTGATTTTTTAAAACTTGATATATCGTTTGTTAGAAGAATTGTTAGTGATTCTCAGGTTCAGGCAATTTCAAAAGGCATTATTACTATAGCTAAGGATTTGGGTATTAAAACAATAGCAGAAGGTGTAGAAGAAAAACAGCAGGAAGAGATTTTAAAGAAAATGGGCTGCACATACTGCCAGGGATTCCTCTATGCAAAACCGCTTGATGAGGCAGGTTTTATTGAGTTTTTGAAGAAGAATGGATGATGGTGCGAGCGGGGAGACTCGAACTCCCACGCCTTGCGGCACCAGATCCTAAGTCTGGCGCGTCTACCAGTTCCGCCACGCTCGCATGCAGGGTTTTTATATACTAACAAGCCCTTTTTGTCAACATTGCACTTGACTTTACTTTGAGGCTTTGTGTAATTTAAAAACATGAAAATTTTTTTGATTTTTCTTGTTGCTATAGCGCTTTATTCCTGTGTAAATTTAAAACCGTTTGAGGTAGGCGATAATATAGATGCCTCCTGGCAGTTAAGAAACCTTACATCATTTGATAAAGAAATTGGAAAGTTTGCAAAAACCATCTGTCCAGTAGTTAAGAACAGCAGGCTAATAAGTGTTGATCTGTATAATGAAAACTCAGGCTTCATCGATGAAAACGGTGAATATGCAGGATATCTGATAGCCCGAAAACTCAATCAACTCTGCGAAGTCTATGCCGAATATGTCTCTCATCCTAAATGGGTGGAGTTTAATAATTCCATTGAAATTAAAAATCCGCCAGAGAGTTTTGATTATGCTGTTGTTGGTAGTTATAAATACTACAACCACTGCTGGGATGTTAATCTTGAACTGGTTGACTTAAAAAATGGTATAGTGGCAAAAACCTATTCCTTTGTGGCTTCTAAAAAAAGCATAAAATTCTCAATAGAGCCACTGCATATTCCCTCAGAGGTCGAATTTCCATGAGCGGTATAGCCTTGGCTGTTGAGGTTGTAAGGAAAAGTTATCATCCCCATGTGTCGACTGTGGATACGCTTGTTGCCGGTTTTTTTACATTTTTTATCGTGGCAGCCGTTTTGTTTGTCAGGTATCGTGTATCAAAAGAGATGAAAAAAAGGGGTATAAAAGGTGATATCTTTAGAAGAAGAAAAAAGACTCACAAATGATCAATTTTTACAAAACGCACTTAAAAGACTAAAGGAAAATTACTTCTCAAAAAGAAAAAAGATAGAAAAGCTGTTTGATATAGATGATATGCGGCTTAGGGTTTCACAGATAAAAAAGATAAATATCGAAAATTTAGAGCAAAATATCGCAAACTTTATAAAACAGGCCACAGAAAACGGCGCAACAGTTTTGTATGCTAAAGATAAGGTGCAGGCAAACAAACATATTATCGATATTTTAAAGAACAAAGGCGTAAAAAATATAGTCAAATCCAAATCACTCACAACAGAGGAGCTAAAACTAAATGAATTTCTCACTGAAAATGGCTTTGAAGTTGTAGAAACAGATTTAGGCGAGTGGCTTGTTCAGATAAACAACGAGCCGCCGACCCATATGACGGCTCCCGCCATCCATCTATCAAAAGAGAGAATCAGGGATTTGCTAAACAGGGTGTTTAATGAAAATTTAGAAGCAGACCCTAAGCTGATGGTGGATTTCTGCAAAAGTAAAATAAAACAGGCATTTAAAGAGGCTCAATGTGGCATTATAGGTGCAAATGCAGCCTCAGCAGAAAGCGGCAGTCTGTTTATTTTAAGCAATGAGGGCAATATTCAAAATGTTTTGAAGCAAAAGCTCGTCATAGCCGTTGTAGGTGTGGATAAAATCGTAAAAAACGATAAAGAAGCCTTTGAGGTTGTTGACCT from Hippea jasoniae encodes:
- a CDS encoding FAD-dependent oxidoreductase, with the translated sequence MAGMFDSVNLGGLRLKNRFIFAPVKTAYGNPKGEVNQRHLTFYRHVAEGEVALIITEPTAVLKSGREHPKQLCIDEDYCVDELKKITDVIHENGSLACLNITHAGRAANPKASGSAPIAPSAVYCPATKQTPVEMTKSQIEEVIEAFGKAARRAKQAGFDAIELQAGMGYIIAQFLKDRTNKRDDEYGKDKTLFARQVFEAVFENASGLPVIVRIAGSEFVEDGITPQDNKPIIELAEKFGAAAIHVGLGSACDTPPWYYSATFTPTEKQIETFKAIKSLTSLPIIVDGRMANKEKILKAFDEGWADCIGLGKSLACDQAFVKKLKENREDEIYYCGGCLQGCLLKVKAGVGLGCIINPFVDVDRFGKSDKKLKFVVVGGGPAGMACATYAAQRGHDVVLFEKKQLGGQFNLAVKPPFKESMQRPLDSMIKELNASGVLVKMQKADYDTIAFYNPDVVVVATGAVSVLPRIEGIENENATDAFSYFERKVEIKGKRALVLGVGLIGREAMEDLLIRYNFEEVVGVDILKELPEDFTLARLKNNPKAKIITAAKLQRFDSDGAVILKDGKQENLGRFDLVITSIGTKPYNDLFEQIKDKFEHVELIGDASAVGDIYKATHDAYEVVKKY
- a CDS encoding DUF134 domain-containing protein, which translates into the protein MPRRRKRGRVRFRFGRVCFKPCGIPANTLERVILSPDELEAIRLADLEGMYQQQASELMHISRPTFSRLIDRAHKKIAEALIMGRALEIEERQEDGMYFLPDPEAEDNSEE
- a CDS encoding HIT family protein, which codes for MGCIFCQTQKLKIILKNDLCYAIYDLYPVNEGHMLIIPFRHVESLFDATQDEILAIFDLLQKARVYLEREFSPDGYNIGVNVGKYAGQTINHLHVHLIPRYKGDIENPVGGIRGVIPSRRLYPY
- a CDS encoding EAL domain-containing protein, with the protein product MEVDIFSLSLDNLSVGVYILGKDGFVYINKSLVKILEFSSTDELLRSDPYSVHVDSNTAQKMKEIVRRRLKGELFSAVHRDIKVITKKGNIKFVEISAQTLKYKSNFYAFGVVIDRTQRKITESLYESLKGINELIIRSTSKNDLINGLCRVVVEDGDFDGAFVFKERNFELVSSFTNNEAVERYGLDYINKNAKRFKTINKIKTVTVETTAENAMLGGGLQNGYFYSIPFGDLESYLLIIYSIFKKPSITSDILRRIRANINFALMKINRDSIIRILDKALKKSHEWFVLTDKDGKIIHANTAVQKISGYRLDELKGKTPAVFKSGYHSKEFYQKLWKTILAGRKFNAKFVNKTKNGEIFYLSSLIIPIKDSDGNYVFVDLSRDITKEIRQLEQIKFLSNIYSTLSEINQLIVHSKSETEILKELPKIVVKHAKFDAAFVGLVEDNYLDVAYSYAKNESEKEFIEFIEDHLSKLKAKGVGINNYNREIPAVKALLKKGVYSAEQMEVVNFKPFDRAVDKYNLKSCFAFSISKKDKIIGTLVGYTKNEKLLNKNVMRLLEEAMGDIEFALNKIEDEKWNRIVNFAINKGFSFVVIMDENFNIVYVNEAVSRLSGYSKDELIGRHHSIFSSHDYSKRFVELFYETLKSGKTFSSVMKYKRKDGSLIYTHTTIVPYAENGRIKYYISVGKDLSEERKLREKIEKLQTLDSITELYNRESFETLSKRFLNRATYEGFFGALFVLNTISFSKINQLYGYSIGNSVLKEIASRLKSTVRGYDIVARIEADKFAVLAKDLTDEKSAESVAIKIMNNLAKPYRVGHELININFAVGVSLFPKDGKTTDELLKNAMVALKYGSKGIKSVSFYSEDLERSFLKRLKIEMSLKDALKNKEFVMYYQPYFSRDGKVAGAEALIRWIKDGKVIPPAEFIGVLEESELIEDVEKYVVEYVLNTLKKLKNKNIKLVPISINLSPRSFNSSRIAEFLENICEVYSIEPSLINIEIVERTFLSNIEYAKSIIEKLKTKGFKFSIDDFGTGFSSLSYLPRLPVDFLKLDISFVRRIVSDSQVQAISKGIITIAKDLGIKTIAEGVEEKQQEEILKKMGCTYCQGFLYAKPLDEAGFIEFLKKNG